In Flavobacteriales bacterium, one genomic interval encodes:
- a CDS encoding NAD-dependent epimerase/dehydratase family protein, protein MSAKRILVIGSSGQIGTELVEGLRARFGDDNVVASDIKEPQVAQTGPFAMVNAMDRRGIERVIDKYGITDVYLLAALLSATAEKDPAFAWQLNMESLFIILELAREGKLKKVYWPSSIAVFGPTTPKEGTPQHTIAEPSTVYGISKQSGEQWCAYYHKRYGIDVRSIRYPGLIGWKSAPGGGTTDYAVHIFHEAIRTGKYTSFLGPDTTLPMMYMPDAIRATIDIMEAPSEKIKERTSYNLSGVSFDPKEIALEVKRHIPAFEISYVPDSRQAIADSWPRSIDDGAAKADWGWEPQYDLRSMVDDMMLNLRRQLGE, encoded by the coding sequence ATGTCCGCAAAACGTATTCTCGTCATTGGCTCCAGTGGCCAAATAGGTACTGAACTGGTTGAAGGGCTGCGCGCCCGATTCGGAGATGATAACGTAGTTGCGTCGGACATAAAAGAGCCACAAGTGGCACAGACCGGTCCCTTCGCGATGGTAAATGCCATGGATCGCCGTGGCATAGAGCGCGTCATTGATAAGTATGGTATCACTGATGTTTACCTGTTGGCAGCACTCCTAAGTGCAACGGCGGAAAAAGACCCTGCGTTCGCTTGGCAATTGAACATGGAGAGCCTGTTCATTATCTTGGAATTGGCACGTGAAGGCAAGTTGAAGAAAGTGTATTGGCCGAGTAGTATTGCTGTGTTCGGTCCCACAACACCAAAAGAGGGGACACCTCAGCACACAATAGCCGAACCGAGTACAGTGTATGGCATCAGCAAACAAAGTGGGGAGCAATGGTGTGCATATTACCATAAACGCTATGGTATTGATGTCCGAAGTATCCGTTATCCGGGACTCATCGGTTGGAAAAGCGCACCTGGAGGGGGTACCACGGATTATGCCGTACACATTTTCCATGAAGCGATCAGGACCGGTAAATACACGAGTTTTTTGGGCCCTGATACTACGTTGCCAATGATGTACATGCCGGATGCCATTCGCGCCACGATCGACATCATGGAGGCCCCATCGGAAAAGATCAAGGAACGAACAAGTTATAATTTGTCTGGCGTGAGCTTCGACCCTAAGGAGATCGCGTTGGAGGTGAAGCGTCACATTCCTGCATTCGAAATAAGTTACGTTCCAGATAGTCGCCAAGCTATTGCGGATAGCTGGCCGCGAAGCATAGATGACGGCGCTGCCAAGGCCGATTGGGGTTGGGAACCACAATATGACCTGAGGTCGATGGTGGATGATATGATGCTGAATTTGAGGCGGCAGCTGGGAGAATAA
- a CDS encoding rhodanese-related sulfurtransferase has product MKKLQNTLSAETLKHQLESEGTPRTTLSFYQYVHLPEPQTLRNAVYVEWSALGVLGRIYLANEGVNAQLSLPTENLQAFRAAIDQRKEFKDVPFKIAVEDEGYSFLKLTIKVRPKLVADGLADDVFDTTNVGEHLDAKTFNQKMGEGATVVDMRNNYEAMIGHFEGALLPKSDTFRGALEEMLDLLKDKKDEPLLMYCTGGIRCEKASAWFRHHGYTNVGQLHGGIIDYARQVKAEELTNRYKGQNFVFDGRLAERISDDVVSNCMQCGVPNDRITNCQMATCNLLLVQCKMCASEYANCCSPSCREIHLLPEDIQREWRKGRPSKSAKSKAITDPEALRSRIKREEELLSKTGTLHPELRTISALIK; this is encoded by the coding sequence TTGAAAAAGCTACAAAATACCCTGTCAGCGGAAACCCTGAAACATCAGTTGGAATCAGAAGGCACGCCCCGCACTACCCTTTCCTTCTACCAGTATGTGCATTTGCCGGAACCGCAAACTCTGCGGAACGCGGTCTACGTGGAATGGAGTGCATTAGGTGTTTTGGGCAGGATCTACTTGGCGAACGAAGGGGTCAACGCGCAACTTAGCCTTCCCACCGAAAACCTGCAGGCTTTTCGTGCTGCGATCGATCAACGTAAGGAATTCAAGGATGTTCCATTCAAGATCGCGGTTGAGGACGAGGGCTATAGCTTTCTGAAACTCACGATCAAAGTGCGACCGAAATTGGTGGCCGATGGTTTAGCCGATGATGTCTTCGACACTACCAATGTTGGTGAACACCTCGATGCCAAGACCTTCAACCAAAAGATGGGGGAAGGCGCTACGGTGGTTGATATGCGCAACAACTACGAGGCGATGATCGGCCATTTCGAGGGTGCGTTGCTGCCCAAGAGCGACACCTTTCGTGGAGCATTGGAAGAAATGTTGGATTTGCTTAAGGACAAGAAGGACGAACCACTCCTTATGTATTGCACGGGAGGCATCCGCTGTGAAAAAGCCAGCGCTTGGTTCCGTCATCATGGATATACCAACGTCGGCCAACTGCACGGCGGTATCATCGACTATGCTCGGCAAGTAAAAGCGGAAGAGCTAACGAATAGATATAAAGGACAGAATTTTGTGTTCGACGGCCGACTGGCAGAACGCATTTCTGATGACGTTGTAAGCAACTGCATGCAGTGTGGCGTGCCGAACGACCGGATCACCAATTGCCAAATGGCCACGTGCAATCTATTATTGGTGCAATGTAAAATGTGTGCATCGGAATACGCGAATTGTTGCTCGCCAAGCTGTAGAGAAATACACTTACTTCCAGAAGACATACAACGCGAGTGGCGGAAGGGCCGCCCAAGCAAAAGTGCCAAGAGCAAGGCCATTACTGATCCGGAAGCGCTTAGGTCCCGGATCAAGAGGGAAGAGGAACTCTTAAGTAAGACAGGAACCCTACATCCTGAACTAAGAACTATCAGCGCCTTGATCAAGTAA
- a CDS encoding homogentisate 1,2-dioxygenase — protein sequence MPIYHTLGNIPHKRHTIFKSPEDKFYYEQLFGTVGFDGMSSLMYHVHRPTQVKEMKPPRDVSPKIAVEKNLRALRLKGFEVAPVADHLEARKIILVNSDVAIGLAAPTAKKVDYFYKNADCDEMLFIHKGSGRLRSTFGTLDFKYGDYLLIPRGIIYTLDFDTEDNRLLTLESHQPMYTPKRYRNWFGQMLESAPFCERDIRRPHGLETHDEIGDFRVLIKKQGAMHEFVYATHPFDLVGWDGYNYPYAFSIHDFEPLTGRVHQPPPVHQTFESSAMVVCSFCPRLYDYHPYAIPAPYNHSNIDSDEMLYYVDGDFMSRNDIAAGHISLHPAGVTHGPHPGAMERSVGKKETDELAVMIDTFKPLMVTEEAMKIDDGKYWKSWLE from the coding sequence ATGCCAATCTACCACACTCTCGGCAACATCCCGCACAAGCGGCACACTATTTTCAAAAGCCCGGAAGACAAGTTCTACTACGAGCAGCTATTCGGCACCGTTGGCTTCGATGGTATGAGCTCCTTGATGTACCACGTGCACCGCCCCACGCAGGTAAAGGAGATGAAGCCGCCACGCGACGTCAGCCCTAAGATCGCCGTGGAGAAGAACCTGCGCGCCTTACGGCTGAAAGGCTTTGAAGTGGCTCCCGTAGCCGACCACCTGGAAGCACGCAAGATCATACTGGTGAATAGCGATGTGGCCATCGGTCTGGCCGCACCTACGGCAAAGAAAGTGGACTACTTCTACAAGAACGCCGACTGCGACGAGATGCTCTTCATCCACAAGGGAAGCGGCCGCCTGCGCAGCACGTTCGGCACCTTGGATTTCAAGTACGGCGACTACTTGTTGATCCCGCGCGGGATCATCTATACGCTGGATTTCGATACAGAGGACAACCGCCTGTTGACACTGGAGAGTCATCAGCCGATGTACACGCCGAAGCGGTATCGCAACTGGTTCGGCCAGATGCTGGAAAGTGCTCCTTTCTGCGAGCGCGATATCCGTCGTCCGCATGGCTTGGAAACACATGATGAGATCGGCGATTTCCGTGTGTTGATCAAGAAACAGGGTGCTATGCACGAGTTCGTCTACGCCACGCACCCCTTCGATCTGGTGGGCTGGGACGGATACAACTACCCTTATGCCTTCAGCATTCACGACTTCGAGCCGCTGACCGGCCGCGTACACCAACCACCTCCCGTACACCAGACCTTCGAGAGCAGTGCGATGGTAGTCTGCAGCTTCTGCCCACGCCTGTACGATTACCATCCGTATGCCATCCCCGCGCCTTACAACCACAGCAACATCGATAGCGATGAAATGCTATACTACGTGGACGGCGATTTCATGAGCCGCAATGACATCGCCGCTGGGCACATCAGCCTGCACCCCGCAGGTGTCACCCACGGCCCGCACCCCGGTGCCATGGAGCGCAGCGTGGGTAAGAAAGAAACCGACGAACTCGCCGTGATGATCGACACCTTTAAACCGTTGATGGTGACCGAGGAGGCGATGAAGATCGATGACGGAAAATACTGGAAGAGCTGGTTGGAGTGA
- the hppD gene encoding 4-hydroxyphenylpyruvate dioxygenase, giving the protein MSIESKTPTLEKIVEGAADFLPLLGTDYIELYVGNAKQSAHYYKTAFGFQSLAYAGLETGVKDRTSYVLEQDKIRLVLTTPMTKDHPINDHLRMHGDGVKVIALWVDDARKAFEETTKRGAVPFMEPTVENDSDGEVVKSGIKLYGDTVHIFIERKNYNGTFLPGFKPWKSSYNPTSTGIKYVDHMVANVDWNQMNKWVKFYEEVMGFANVLSFDDDDISTEYSALMSKVMSNGNGRIKFPINEPAKGKKRSQVEEYLDFYNGEGVQHIAVATDDIVKTVRDLMSRGVEFLKVPSSYYEGLLDRVGPIDEDLEPLAELGILIDRDDEGYLLQLFTKPVEDRPTMFFEIIQRKGAKSFGKGNFKALFEAIEREQESRGTL; this is encoded by the coding sequence ATGAGTATAGAAAGCAAAACGCCCACACTGGAAAAGATCGTTGAAGGAGCAGCAGACTTCCTCCCTCTACTCGGCACTGACTACATCGAACTGTACGTTGGTAACGCTAAGCAAAGCGCTCACTATTACAAAACCGCTTTTGGGTTCCAGAGCTTGGCTTATGCTGGATTGGAGACCGGAGTAAAGGATCGAACCAGTTATGTACTTGAGCAGGACAAGATCCGCCTGGTGCTTACTACTCCGATGACCAAGGACCATCCGATCAATGATCATTTGCGCATGCATGGTGATGGTGTGAAGGTGATCGCGCTTTGGGTGGATGATGCGCGCAAAGCGTTCGAGGAAACGACCAAACGCGGCGCAGTGCCGTTCATGGAGCCGACCGTTGAAAATGACAGCGATGGCGAAGTAGTGAAAAGTGGGATAAAACTATACGGCGATACCGTCCACATTTTCATTGAGCGCAAGAATTACAATGGCACTTTTCTGCCCGGGTTCAAACCTTGGAAGAGTTCCTATAATCCTACCAGCACCGGTATCAAATACGTGGACCACATGGTGGCGAACGTGGACTGGAACCAAATGAACAAGTGGGTGAAGTTCTACGAAGAAGTAATGGGCTTCGCGAACGTGCTCAGCTTTGATGACGATGATATCAGCACCGAATACAGCGCGCTGATGAGCAAGGTGATGAGCAACGGCAATGGCCGCATCAAATTCCCGATCAATGAACCTGCTAAAGGGAAAAAGAGAAGTCAGGTAGAAGAATATCTCGATTTCTACAACGGTGAAGGAGTGCAGCACATCGCAGTGGCGACGGATGATATCGTAAAGACCGTTCGCGACCTGATGAGCCGCGGTGTGGAGTTCTTGAAAGTGCCATCTTCCTATTACGAAGGCTTGTTGGACCGCGTAGGACCGATCGATGAAGATCTGGAGCCTTTAGCGGAACTTGGTATCCTTATTGATCGCGATGATGAAGGGTACCTCTTACAGCTCTTTACCAAACCGGTTGAAGACCGCCCCACAATGTTCTTCGAGATCATTCAACGCAAAGGCGCGAAGAGTTTTGGCAAGGGGAATTTTAAGGCGTTGTTCGAGGCTATTGAAAGGGAGCAGGAGTCGAGAGGGACGTTGTAG
- a CDS encoding ATP-binding protein, whose amino-acid sequence MEHSLASRVFGKEIHELEYQDLKTFFTQERKESDILEFKSYGTDYKNKSPKEHLSTVRKTICAFLNSDGGLLVWGAPVGYKPEGEKEKVFRGDLTAVDSDLGDDQMSDGILQTISPMPPGIRHQKLVEGTNRIYVFEVRKSPYAPHQLNGTYFARFNVQTHPAPHYLVEALTRRVTFPDIAAYLELISVQRTQEKVIVSFIIKCVNHSRLQNEENISVSAMISHGSFPESKFRNSVVTNGGRTVVVSKAGGILHYGTFQSLPFDVNIPVNEELFFGDLNVQISVGGRHSPMKFSSYSINTLDDFSDDASRLRLIKPRRNLKNKHCLSYL is encoded by the coding sequence ATGGAACACAGTCTTGCAAGTAGAGTTTTCGGGAAAGAAATACATGAACTCGAGTATCAAGATCTGAAGACATTCTTCACTCAGGAAAGAAAGGAAAGTGATATTCTTGAGTTCAAATCATACGGCACCGACTATAAGAATAAAAGTCCGAAAGAGCACTTATCGACTGTACGTAAAACGATTTGTGCCTTTCTCAATTCCGACGGCGGACTGCTCGTTTGGGGCGCACCCGTAGGTTACAAGCCAGAAGGAGAAAAGGAGAAAGTTTTCAGAGGCGATTTGACCGCCGTTGATTCAGATTTAGGCGATGACCAGATGTCTGATGGAATTCTTCAGACAATTAGCCCCATGCCTCCGGGAATTCGGCATCAAAAACTTGTAGAAGGTACGAATCGGATTTATGTATTTGAGGTCAGGAAGAGCCCCTATGCTCCGCATCAACTCAATGGCACCTACTTTGCACGGTTCAATGTTCAAACTCATCCCGCACCACACTACTTGGTCGAGGCGCTGACGCGTCGAGTGACTTTTCCGGATATCGCAGCATACCTAGAGCTTATCTCGGTTCAAAGGACCCAAGAAAAGGTGATAGTTAGCTTCATAATCAAATGCGTGAACCATTCCAGACTCCAGAACGAAGAAAACATCTCAGTCTCTGCTATGATTAGCCACGGTTCATTCCCGGAAAGCAAATTTCGCAATTCAGTTGTAACCAATGGGGGCAGAACGGTTGTGGTTTCAAAAGCTGGTGGCATATTACATTACGGAACTTTTCAAAGCTTACCTTTCGATGTGAACATCCCAGTAAATGAGGAACTATTTTTTGGTGACTTGAATGTACAAATTTCCGTTGGTGGTCGTCATTCCCCCATGAAATTCAGTTCGTACTCCATTAACACTCTAGACGATTTCAGTGATGATGCATCACGCCTGAGATTGATAAAACCTAGAAGGAATCTCAAAAATAAGCATTGCCTAAGTTATCTATGA
- a CDS encoding T9SS type A sorting domain-containing protein, with the protein MHTVAKFSLAFVVGLMFHASTLACSCIGPQTFCETIDPSFSGVPDAIVLAVKLGNVEYGADMKVIRSFSGTLQDDQEVRVWGDCGALCRWYVDGFAVGDTVVWGIHQTDLSGNVICGTSFEQPSDFHLSICGIYWLGYENGVVTGPLTTAFASESLPESEFALFVNGCLTTGVDDHDQADPITVRQELDGTTISLNTNENLQITVFDGLGQLCVERTWNGIPIKLNQWPTGIYTVAVLSDKKRWVRKVFVE; encoded by the coding sequence ATGCACACCGTAGCTAAATTCTCCTTGGCCTTTGTGGTTGGTCTGATGTTCCATGCAAGCACACTTGCTTGTTCGTGTATTGGTCCGCAGACCTTTTGTGAAACGATCGATCCATCATTCAGTGGCGTACCTGATGCCATTGTGCTTGCCGTAAAACTGGGTAATGTGGAATACGGTGCGGATATGAAGGTGATCCGCTCGTTCTCCGGAACACTACAGGATGATCAAGAAGTACGCGTATGGGGTGATTGTGGTGCGCTATGCCGCTGGTATGTGGATGGCTTTGCTGTTGGCGATACGGTGGTTTGGGGCATCCATCAAACTGACCTCTCGGGCAACGTGATCTGTGGCACATCCTTCGAACAACCGAGTGATTTTCATTTGTCGATCTGCGGTATTTACTGGTTAGGTTATGAGAACGGAGTCGTAACTGGTCCACTGACAACAGCCTTCGCATCTGAGAGTTTGCCCGAATCTGAATTCGCGCTATTCGTGAACGGGTGTTTAACAACAGGGGTCGATGATCATGATCAAGCAGACCCGATCACCGTTCGGCAGGAGCTGGATGGCACGACGATCTCATTGAACACGAATGAAAACCTTCAGATCACTGTCTTTGATGGCCTCGGCCAACTTTGCGTGGAACGCACGTGGAACGGAATACCCATTAAGTTGAACCAATGGCCTACAGGCATTTACACGGTTGCTGTGCTTAGCGATAAGAAGCGTTGGGTCAGGAAGGTGTTTGTGGAGTGA